The genomic region AACATGACGTTATTCACATGCAGCGTGGTCGAATGGTAGCCTTGCGCTCCCAGTAAGCGAGGCAGGCTGGGAAATCGCTTGTCCGCGGCATCCACCGCGACGCTTTGAGGAAATTTGAATGGGTGCAAGGAGGTATTCATCATGAATTCCGCATCCGACGTAGAGCCTCCGCCATTTTGTAAATAGAAGTTAGAAAAGTATGCGGAATCCCTGATCAGTTCATTGAGGTTGGGGGTGATTTCGGTTCCGCGAACGGAACGATTCAGTACGAAGGTCTGGAATGCTTCCAGTTGGATCGCGATGATGTTGGGGCGATTCGCATGGCTTTCAACGGCGTCAACTTCCTCTGCATTGTTAACGCTTTCAATAACGGCGACGGGCTCGACTTGCTGCTCTTCAACATACACATGTTCCGAACAACCGGAGACGATAATCACTACCAGCATCAAAAGGAAAAGACCTGTTTTCATAATCTTATCTCCCGTGTTGAACGACGTGAATGAGCAATGAGGTTTACAAGTATTTTACAACGGATCGGGCGGTTTGGGTAAGAAGGAAATGAAGTCGTTCGGGAAGAAAAGTTTTCCACGAATCCCGGACATCCTGTGGTACCCTTAGGGAAACGAGAAGAAAAGGGGAGCACGAATGGATCCGAAGTGGCTTGAATGGGCAAAACAGCTCCAATCGATCGCGCAGGCTGGACTAACCTACTCGAAAGACGTATACGACTTAGAGAGATTCGAACAATTACGCGACATCAGTATGGAAATCATGTCCGCGCATACGAATACGGAAATGAGGGTTCTTAAAGACTTATTTGCCAATGAAACCGGCTATGCGACGCCTAAAGTCGATATTCGCGCTGTAGTCTTCCAAGACAATAAACTTCTGATGGTACGGGAAAAAATAGACGGCTGTTGGTCCTTGCCAGGCGGTTGGGCGGACATAGGCTTCACTCCAACCGAGGTAGCTGTTAAAGAGGTGAAGGAAGAATCCGGGTTCGATGTGAAGGCCATTGGGCTGTTAGCCGTTCACGACAAGAAGTGCCATCCGCACCCGCCTTCACCCTATCACGTTTATAAGATGTTCATCCGATGTGAAATCGTCGGCGGTCAAGCAAGAGAGGGGACGGAAACGAGCGCCGTAGCATTTTTCGGCGAACATGAACTGCCTCCGCTTTCCGTTGAACGGAATACGAGTTCGCAAATTCAAATGGCTTTTCGTTATTTAAGAAATCCGCAGGAACGCGCGATCTGCGATTAAGGCAAACTCGACCTCTTTCTTAACGTCCCGACGATGAGCAAGAGCAGTGGCAGGGCAACCATGAGAATCGGGAACACGAAACGGATCCAAACGAATTGGGCATAATCGCTGATCACCACAGTCACATTGGGGGGGAGGACGGACGCAAAAAACAAGAACGCCGCAAACCACCATATTACCGATTTCCATGATTTGATTCCAAGCCATTGTGCGGTTCCGTAAGAACAGATAAACATGTAGAGCGACAGCTTTACGAATACGGCAAATAGCCAGACGATGATCACCCAGATATCCATGTGCTCGATGAATTCCAATAACGAGATATACCGTACGGCGTAAAAATAAGGATAGAGGAGCTTTGCCGGGTGATAAGGACCGAATAACATGATCACCAGGACCGTGGCCAGCGTAACGACCACGATGGTAATTGCAATGACCCAAAGGATGTCTCTCCTGGCGCCTTTCCGATCCGTTAGAAAGGGCATTAGCATGAGAAGAAAATAAGCCTCCCCTAGAAAAGAAGCGAAAGTGAACGATCCCTGGATAATCTCGCGGACACCATAATCCGAAAGAATCGGCCGGATGAGTTCGGGCTGGATATTCCCCAAATTTAATACAAAGGTTCCTCCAACCACGATCAAGAGAAGCGGCCCCGCAATCTCGCCGAATCTCCCGATGACCTGGAGATCGCCTTTATAGTTGATATACACCATTAACAGCAGCAGAATCGTAACGATGGCATAGATAGGGGTTTGGCGGAACAAGGCGAGCTGGAGAAAATCCGCCGCGTCTCGCAAGATGACGGCCGCCACGGAGTACCATGCCAAAAAATAAAGCATGGAAACGGCCTTTCCGGCCCACTTTCCCAGAATTAAATTGCTGTATTGAATAATGGTTTGATCGGGGTATAAACGGCTGACCCGCCCCATAAGCAGGGCAATCGCAAGCCCTTGCCCGCCGCCGAGAAGGATGGAAATCCAAGCATCCTGTTTCGCCGCTCTAAGGGCTGGAGAAATCGTAAGCCAGATGGTCATGCAAACTTCCAATGAGATCATTACGCAGATGAACTGCCAACGAGTGAGTTTCATCGCAATACCTTTCCATATCCCGAGTATTAAAAGAAACTTCCTGCTTTGGGGGGCGGGCCGTTAACGCCGATCCGGTTCAGATTCGTATCTATCTTAACGCTGACATGCGCTTCCGCGAATTTATTTTCCCAATCCTTTCGGGTTCGTTTCCATTCTTCGGGATGTTCTTGATGAAGCCTCTCCCCGAAACCGAAAATGTCGGTTCTGTATTCGTCTTGAACTCTTCGAACGGTACGCATTACGACTCGCTCGTAATGGCGGTTCAACGCAGTTTCGACATAAGCCAGCTGTCGCGAATCGCTGAGGTCTAAGGTCGTATTGTTT from Paenibacillus antri harbors:
- a CDS encoding NUDIX hydrolase, with the translated sequence MDPKWLEWAKQLQSIAQAGLTYSKDVYDLERFEQLRDISMEIMSAHTNTEMRVLKDLFANETGYATPKVDIRAVVFQDNKLLMVREKIDGCWSLPGGWADIGFTPTEVAVKEVKEESGFDVKAIGLLAVHDKKCHPHPPSPYHVYKMFIRCEIVGGQAREGTETSAVAFFGEHELPPLSVERNTSSQIQMAFRYLRNPQERAICD
- a CDS encoding GerAB/ArcD/ProY family transporter, whose amino-acid sequence is MKLTRWQFICVMISLEVCMTIWLTISPALRAAKQDAWISILLGGGQGLAIALLMGRVSRLYPDQTIIQYSNLILGKWAGKAVSMLYFLAWYSVAAVILRDAADFLQLALFRQTPIYAIVTILLLLMVYINYKGDLQVIGRFGEIAGPLLLIVVGGTFVLNLGNIQPELIRPILSDYGVREIIQGSFTFASFLGEAYFLLMLMPFLTDRKGARRDILWVIAITIVVVTLATVLVIMLFGPYHPAKLLYPYFYAVRYISLLEFIEHMDIWVIIVWLFAVFVKLSLYMFICSYGTAQWLGIKSWKSVIWWFAAFLFFASVLPPNVTVVISDYAQFVWIRFVFPILMVALPLLLLIVGTLRKRSSLP